In Streptomyces sp. NBC_00878, a single window of DNA contains:
- a CDS encoding ABC transporter permease — protein sequence MSAKSATSATHAGTGTAGTAAPSPEPPLSGPKPSERQGPPSHGRHIAAVILLVPVLVALALWAFAWPAARTAPRDLPLGVAGPATAAAQVQKQLEGHEGAFEIHRYADEAAARDAIEDRTVYGAVVVTEQGPKLLTASAASPLVAQLLQQSVTQQAGGAQVRTVDVAPAAEADPRGSALTSSVLPMTLAGIAAGVVVTLLGLRGRRAIAALIGAAALVGVVAAALAGSWLGALPGNWWAEAAALGLATLAVSAAVAGLAALMGRPGIGLGSFVVMLLGNPFSGAATAPEMLPEPVGTIGQWLPPGAGVSLLRSITFFDGAAASGPALTLTWWAALGLGAIALGSALKRRKETTGPITAARKPALTT from the coding sequence ATGTCCGCCAAGTCCGCTACGTCCGCAACGCACGCGGGGACCGGCACTGCCGGGACCGCCGCGCCGTCACCGGAACCACCGCTATCGGGACCGAAGCCGTCGGAGCGGCAGGGGCCGCCGTCGCACGGCCGCCACATCGCCGCCGTCATCCTCCTGGTCCCCGTGCTGGTGGCTCTCGCCCTGTGGGCCTTCGCCTGGCCCGCGGCCCGCACCGCGCCGCGCGACCTGCCGCTCGGTGTGGCGGGCCCGGCGACCGCGGCCGCCCAGGTGCAGAAGCAGCTCGAAGGGCACGAGGGCGCCTTCGAGATCCACCGCTACGCCGACGAGGCCGCCGCCCGGGACGCCATCGAGGACCGGACCGTATACGGCGCGGTCGTCGTCACCGAGCAGGGGCCGAAGCTGCTGACCGCCTCGGCCGCGAGCCCGCTCGTCGCCCAGTTGCTCCAGCAGTCGGTGACCCAACAGGCAGGCGGCGCCCAGGTACGGACGGTCGACGTCGCGCCGGCCGCCGAGGCCGACCCGCGCGGCTCGGCCCTGACATCGAGCGTGCTGCCGATGACGCTGGCGGGCATCGCCGCGGGAGTGGTCGTGACCCTGCTCGGGCTGCGCGGCCGGCGTGCGATCGCCGCGCTGATCGGCGCCGCCGCACTCGTCGGCGTGGTGGCGGCCGCGCTCGCCGGCAGCTGGCTCGGCGCATTGCCCGGTAACTGGTGGGCCGAGGCGGCCGCCCTGGGCCTGGCCACGCTGGCGGTCAGCGCCGCCGTCGCGGGCCTGGCGGCCCTGATGGGCAGGCCGGGCATCGGGCTGGGCTCGTTCGTCGTGATGCTGCTCGGCAACCCGTTCTCCGGCGCCGCGACGGCTCCCGAGATGCTGCCCGAACCGGTCGGAACGATCGGCCAGTGGCTGCCGCCGGGCGCCGGCGTCTCACTACTGCGCTCGATCACGTTCTTCGACGGAGCCGCGGCATCCGGCCCGGCTCTGACCCTGACCTGGTGGGCCGCCCTCGGCCTTGGCGCAATCGCCCTCGGCAGCGCATTGAAGCGCCGCAAGGAAACCACGGGTCCGATCACGGCCGCCCGGAAACCCGCCCTGACGACCTGA
- a CDS encoding TetR/AcrR family transcriptional regulator: MARVSQEHLDARRRQILDGAARCFARNGFHATSMQDVLKEVDLSAGAVYRYFSGKDELIAAIVTEVLGGIRDAFEEAARQSPPPPPDVLVGRVMTQVLGLGGAGKLGLSWEGEASFPRLMVQVWTETLRDSELSKVLREGFGFVRTAWVKVVEGYQEAGVMRADIPADHVARTMIATAQGFAAQQALFGPAPAEVIQDGLRGLMSMEPPR, encoded by the coding sequence ATGGCTCGCGTATCCCAGGAACACCTCGACGCCCGTCGCCGTCAGATCCTCGACGGCGCGGCCCGCTGCTTCGCCCGCAACGGGTTCCATGCCACGTCGATGCAGGACGTGCTGAAGGAAGTGGATCTGTCGGCAGGCGCCGTCTACCGCTACTTCAGCGGGAAGGACGAACTGATCGCGGCCATCGTCACCGAGGTCCTCGGAGGTATTCGCGATGCCTTCGAAGAGGCCGCCCGGCAGAGTCCGCCCCCACCGCCCGACGTGCTCGTGGGCCGGGTCATGACCCAGGTGCTCGGGCTGGGGGGAGCGGGAAAGCTCGGGCTGAGCTGGGAGGGAGAGGCCTCCTTCCCCCGGCTGATGGTCCAGGTCTGGACGGAGACGCTCAGGGACAGCGAGCTGTCGAAGGTGCTGCGCGAGGGCTTCGGCTTCGTGCGAACGGCCTGGGTGAAGGTCGTCGAGGGATATCAGGAGGCCGGGGTGATGCGGGCGGACATTCCCGCCGACCACGTCGCCAGGACCATGATCGCCACCGCGCAGGGGTTCGCCGCCCAGCAGGCGCTCTTCGGCCCGGCGCCCGCCGAGGTGATCCAGGACGGTCTACGGGGGTTGATGAGCATGGAGCCGCCGCGCTGA
- a CDS encoding urease subunit gamma, whose translation MQLTPHEQERLLIHVAADVAEKRRARGLKLNHPEAVALITSHILEGARDGRTVAELMASGRKILTREDVMEGIPEMIHDVQVEATFPDGTKLVTVHDPIV comes from the coding sequence GTGCAACTGACGCCGCACGAGCAGGAGAGGCTGCTCATTCATGTGGCCGCCGATGTGGCCGAGAAGCGCCGCGCCCGGGGACTGAAGCTGAACCACCCCGAGGCCGTCGCACTGATCACCTCGCACATTCTCGAAGGGGCCCGGGACGGCCGCACCGTGGCCGAACTCATGGCCTCCGGGCGCAAGATCCTCACCCGCGAGGACGTCATGGAGGGCATACCCGAGATGATCCACGACGTCCAGGTGGAGGCCACCTTCCCGGACGGCACCAAGCTCGTCACCGTCCACGACCCGATCGTCTGA
- a CDS encoding urease subunit beta, which yields MIPGEILFADGPVAFNEGLEVTRLTVLNAADRPVQVGSHYHFAEANPGLDFDRAAARGKRLNVAAGTAVRFEPGIPVDVELVPLTGARVVPGLRGETGGALDA from the coding sequence ATGATTCCCGGAGAGATCCTGTTCGCCGACGGACCCGTCGCCTTCAACGAAGGCCTTGAGGTCACCCGGCTCACCGTCCTCAACGCCGCCGACCGGCCCGTCCAGGTCGGCTCCCACTACCACTTCGCCGAGGCCAACCCCGGACTGGACTTCGACCGCGCCGCCGCGCGCGGCAAGCGGCTCAACGTCGCCGCCGGCACCGCCGTGCGCTTCGAGCCCGGGATCCCCGTCGACGTCGAACTCGTTCCGCTCACCGGCGCCCGTGTCGTGCCCGGTCTGCGCGGCGAGACCGGAGGTGCCCTCGATGCCTGA